One segment of Bradyrhizobium sp. CB2312 DNA contains the following:
- a CDS encoding tetratricopeptide repeat protein encodes MRTHSIRISFATALLGAAITSGAIGQQDQQLGKVTFPTSCDPGVQAEFDRGVAMLHSYWFLIARRKFEAILQQDPGCAMAYWGVAMDLLGNTLATTPSNAEAQAAWDALEKARSVGAKTQRERDWIEALSAYFRDYNKVPVDARLTAYNAAMERMVQTYPDDYEAKAYYALTLQASAKKNDLSYTNQLKSAALLESLFEENPQHPGVTHYLIHAYDFAPLAEKGIASARRYAGIAPAVPHARHMPSHIYSMVGLWEESIASNALALEIQPDYYHASDFTVYAHLQLAQDAKADAMIKKSLATADRGDRPINFVNFTAKAAMPARYVLERADWAGAANLAMTPTKYPMADSLIRFTRGLGMARVGDIAGANKEIEEMKVLRTMLQGADQSYWAERTEEQMLAVSAWVALKEGDHDRALKLMRAAADSEDGSVKHVAMENRLFPLRELLAELLLETGQPTAALNEYETALKQTPNRFRAFWGAARAADRSGDRQKSTEYYSKLIELAGNADTERQEIREAKAQLRNDTVGTSRQ; translated from the coding sequence ATGAGGACTCACTCGATAAGGATATCTTTTGCGACAGCCCTGCTAGGTGCTGCCATCACGAGCGGTGCAATTGGTCAGCAAGACCAACAGCTCGGTAAGGTGACATTCCCCACCTCCTGCGATCCCGGTGTGCAAGCCGAATTCGACCGCGGCGTCGCCATGCTGCATTCATATTGGTTCCTGATCGCCCGCCGGAAATTCGAAGCGATACTGCAACAAGATCCCGGCTGCGCCATGGCATATTGGGGTGTGGCGATGGACCTCCTTGGCAACACGCTTGCGACCACGCCATCAAATGCCGAGGCACAAGCAGCCTGGGATGCACTTGAAAAGGCACGGTCGGTCGGGGCGAAGACTCAACGTGAGCGGGACTGGATCGAGGCGCTGAGCGCCTATTTTCGCGACTACAATAAGGTTCCCGTTGATGCCCGTCTGACGGCCTACAATGCTGCGATGGAGCGCATGGTGCAGACCTATCCTGACGACTACGAGGCGAAGGCGTACTACGCTCTCACGCTGCAAGCTTCCGCGAAGAAGAACGACCTCTCATACACCAACCAGCTGAAATCCGCGGCACTTCTGGAAAGCTTGTTCGAAGAGAACCCTCAACATCCGGGTGTGACGCATTACCTCATTCACGCCTACGATTTCGCTCCGCTTGCCGAAAAGGGTATTGCATCAGCGCGTCGCTACGCCGGCATCGCTCCGGCGGTGCCGCATGCGCGGCACATGCCGTCTCACATCTATTCCATGGTCGGGCTCTGGGAGGAATCCATCGCCTCAAACGCCTTAGCGCTCGAGATTCAGCCCGACTACTATCACGCATCGGACTTCACGGTGTATGCGCATCTGCAGCTCGCGCAAGACGCCAAAGCCGACGCGATGATCAAAAAGTCGCTGGCCACCGCCGATCGCGGCGACCGACCGATCAACTTCGTCAATTTCACTGCCAAGGCCGCCATGCCGGCGCGCTATGTCTTGGAGCGTGCCGACTGGGCCGGCGCTGCCAACCTGGCGATGACGCCGACCAAATATCCCATGGCGGATTCGTTGATCCGCTTCACGCGCGGTCTCGGCATGGCGCGTGTCGGCGATATCGCCGGCGCCAATAAAGAGATCGAGGAGATGAAAGTGTTGCGCACGATGCTGCAGGGTGCTGACCAATCCTACTGGGCCGAACGCACCGAAGAGCAGATGCTTGCGGTTTCCGCGTGGGTGGCACTGAAGGAAGGCGACCACGATCGGGCCCTCAAGTTGATGAGGGCAGCCGCCGACAGCGAAGACGGCAGTGTCAAACACGTGGCCATGGAGAACCGCCTCTTTCCGTTGCGCGAACTGTTGGCGGAATTGCTCCTGGAGACAGGACAGCCCACAGCCGCACTGAACGAGTATGAGACCGCACTCAAGCAAACTCCCAATCGCTTCCGCGCGTTCTGGGGCGCCGCGCGCGCTGCCGACCGCTCCGGCGACCGTCAGAAGTCAACCGAGTATTATAGCAAGCTGATAGAGCTCGCTGGGAACGCCGATACGGAGCGGCAGGAAATCCGTGAAGCCAAAGCGCAACTGCGGAACGACACCGTGGGTACTTCCCGACAATGA
- a CDS encoding oligopeptide/dipeptide ABC transporter ATP-binding protein: MSTAPLLDVRDLEQRYMLPRESLFRPPGEVRALNGVSVTVAAGKSLGIVGESGSGKSTFARVVMALERPTSGAVTLLGRDLNRIPADELRRARRDFQMVFQDPYGSLDPRQTIARIVAEPLTVLEGADRATFRARVSTVLRQVGLRDADMDKYPHEFSGGQRQRIAIARALITQPKLIVADEPVSALDVSVQAQVLNLMQDLQEQFGLSYILISHDLAVVDYLCDEVAVMYLGRIVEQGRPEDLFERCAHPYTRALLDAVPRARAGGGRRRRGAQAIASQSAATSGCPYVARCPLADQHCREVPPLLRKVGEGHLAACHKAEAVMALPQAAMQG; this comes from the coding sequence ATGAGCACCGCGCCGCTTCTCGACGTCCGGGATCTCGAGCAGCGCTACATGCTGCCGCGGGAAAGCCTGTTCCGCCCGCCGGGCGAGGTGCGCGCGCTCAACGGCGTCAGCGTGACGGTCGCGGCCGGCAAGAGCCTCGGCATCGTCGGCGAGTCCGGCTCCGGCAAGTCCACCTTCGCGCGCGTCGTGATGGCCTTGGAGCGGCCGACATCGGGAGCGGTCACGCTGCTCGGCCGCGATCTCAACCGCATCCCGGCCGATGAGCTGCGCCGCGCGCGCCGCGATTTCCAGATGGTGTTCCAGGATCCGTACGGCTCGCTCGATCCGCGCCAGACCATCGCCCGCATCGTCGCCGAGCCGCTCACCGTGCTGGAAGGCGCCGACCGCGCCACCTTCCGCGCACGCGTTTCGACGGTGCTTCGGCAGGTCGGCTTGCGCGATGCCGACATGGACAAGTATCCTCACGAATTCTCCGGCGGCCAGCGCCAGCGCATCGCGATCGCGCGTGCGCTGATCACGCAACCAAAACTGATCGTCGCGGACGAGCCGGTCTCCGCGCTCGACGTCTCCGTGCAGGCGCAGGTGCTCAACCTGATGCAGGACCTGCAGGAGCAGTTCGGCCTCAGCTACATCCTGATCAGCCACGACCTCGCCGTCGTCGATTATCTCTGCGACGAGGTCGCGGTGATGTATCTCGGCCGGATCGTCGAGCAGGGACGTCCCGAGGATCTGTTCGAGCGCTGTGCCCATCCCTATACGCGGGCGCTGCTGGATGCCGTGCCCCGGGCGCGTGCCGGGGGCGGCCGGCGGCGGCGCGGGGCACAGGCGATCGCCTCGCAATCGGCGGCAACCAGCGGATGCCCATATGTGGCGCGCTGTCCGCTCGCCGACCAGCATTGCCGCGAGGTTCCGCCCTTGCTACGCAAGGTGGGCGAGGGGCACCTTGCCGCCTGCCACAAGGCGGAGGCGGTGATGGCGTTGCCGCAGGCGGCCATGCAAGGTTAG
- a CDS encoding ABC transporter substrate-binding protein, protein MFRKLSIVAIAAAFAAAPLPVLAQSKKDSVVMAMTLEPPGLDPTNAAAAAIAEVTLYNIYETLTKINEDGSVAPLLAESWTASPDLKTYTFKLRKGVKFHNGEAFDSAAVKFSFERNAAPASTNKDKSLFQAFEKVDAPDADTVVITLKYGEPNLPFLLGQASGSIVEPKSAPINVTQPVGTGPYQLGAWAKGSSITLNKWADYRNASAVKLSKVTIRFISDPAAQAAALLSGDVDAFPRIATRVVAQFKSDPRFTVLIGGSKAKTIVAINERKKPLDDVRVRRAILAAIDRKALIDGAVEGFGTPIGSFYTPGSLGYVDTTGINPYDPEKAKKLLTEAGVTTPLELSLKLPPPPYARQGGEIVAAQLAKVGIIAKIENVEWAQWLSQVFAPNSPHNFDLTIVSHVEPFDLVKITEPDYYLGYNNEAFNALYKQIVSTPDEAARAKLLGDAQRMLATDAVSAYLFQPQWPTVINKKLKGVWKEVPQFENDFSTWSWE, encoded by the coding sequence ATGTTCAGGAAGCTATCGATCGTCGCTATTGCTGCAGCGTTCGCCGCGGCGCCGCTGCCGGTGCTGGCGCAGAGCAAGAAGGACAGCGTCGTCATGGCGATGACGCTGGAGCCGCCCGGGCTCGATCCAACCAACGCGGCCGCGGCAGCGATCGCCGAGGTCACGCTCTACAACATCTATGAGACCCTGACCAAGATCAACGAGGACGGCTCCGTCGCCCCCTTGCTGGCGGAGAGCTGGACCGCATCGCCTGATCTGAAGACCTACACGTTCAAGCTGCGCAAGGGCGTCAAATTCCACAACGGCGAGGCGTTCGATTCCGCCGCGGTAAAATTCTCGTTCGAGCGCAACGCGGCGCCTGCTAGCACCAACAAGGACAAGAGCCTGTTCCAGGCGTTCGAGAAGGTCGATGCGCCCGACGCCGACACGGTGGTGATCACCCTGAAATATGGCGAGCCGAACTTGCCGTTCCTGCTCGGGCAGGCGAGCGGCTCGATCGTCGAGCCGAAGAGCGCCCCCATCAATGTCACGCAGCCGGTCGGCACTGGACCCTATCAATTGGGGGCGTGGGCCAAAGGCTCCTCGATCACGCTGAACAAATGGGCCGACTACCGCAACGCCTCCGCGGTCAAGCTCTCGAAGGTGACGATCCGGTTCATCTCCGATCCCGCAGCGCAGGCGGCGGCACTGCTCTCGGGCGACGTCGACGCATTTCCGCGCATCGCCACCCGCGTCGTGGCCCAGTTCAAAAGCGACCCGCGCTTCACGGTCCTGATCGGCGGCTCCAAGGCGAAAACCATCGTCGCGATCAACGAGCGGAAGAAGCCGCTCGATGACGTCCGCGTTCGCCGCGCCATCCTCGCTGCGATCGACCGCAAGGCGTTGATCGACGGTGCGGTCGAAGGTTTCGGCACGCCGATCGGCAGCTTCTACACGCCGGGATCGCTCGGCTATGTCGACACCACCGGCATCAATCCCTACGACCCTGAGAAGGCCAAGAAGCTGCTCACTGAAGCCGGCGTCACCACGCCGCTGGAATTGTCGCTGAAGCTGCCGCCGCCACCCTATGCGCGCCAGGGCGGTGAGATCGTCGCGGCCCAGCTCGCCAAGGTCGGCATCATCGCCAAGATCGAGAACGTCGAATGGGCGCAGTGGCTGTCGCAGGTGTTCGCGCCGAACAGCCCGCATAATTTCGACCTCACCATCGTCAGCCATGTCGAGCCGTTCGACCTCGTCAAGATCACCGAGCCGGACTACTATCTCGGCTACAACAACGAGGCGTTCAACGCGCTCTACAAGCAGATCGTCTCGACGCCGGACGAAGCTGCGCGCGCAAAACTGCTCGGCGACGCCCAGCGCATGCTGGCGACCGACGCCGTCTCCGCCTACCTGTTCCAGCCGCAATGGCCGACCGTCATCAACAAGAAGCTCAAGGGCGTCTGGAAGGAAGTCCCGCAGTTCGAGAACGACTTTTCGACCTGGTCCTGGGAGTAG
- a CDS encoding LysR family transcriptional regulator, whose translation MDKVASLRAFVKVVESGSFAEAGRQLRLSRSAISKYIADLEESLGVQLLNRTTRHASPTENGQRYFERAVVILSEIEAADQAVTQAQSAPRGLLRVNAPMSFGTMRLGPVLAEFMARHGELQLQIVLSDDLLDPVQDGFDVTLRIAELESSSLIARKIMPVARMICASPDYLARHGTPRHPQDLREHASLTYGFLLTGNQWKLTGRDGDHWIQPAWSLCVNNAEVLRDVAIKGRGLALLPEFIAADALKTGELRMVLDDYFAPPLALYAVYPPTRHLSVKVRLFIDFLVERFGREEEATSRSK comes from the coding sequence TTGGATAAGGTCGCCAGCCTCCGGGCCTTCGTGAAGGTGGTCGAGAGCGGCAGCTTCGCCGAAGCGGGCCGGCAGCTCAGGCTGTCGCGTTCGGCGATCAGCAAATACATCGCCGACCTCGAGGAGAGCCTCGGCGTCCAGCTCTTGAACCGGACCACGCGGCATGCGAGCCCGACCGAGAACGGCCAGCGCTATTTCGAGCGGGCGGTCGTGATCCTCTCGGAGATCGAGGCCGCCGATCAGGCAGTGACGCAGGCCCAGTCGGCGCCGCGCGGCCTGTTGCGCGTCAACGCGCCGATGTCGTTCGGGACGATGCGGCTGGGTCCCGTGCTCGCCGAATTCATGGCGCGCCATGGCGAGCTTCAGCTCCAGATCGTGCTCAGCGACGATCTGCTCGACCCTGTCCAGGACGGCTTTGACGTCACGTTGCGGATTGCCGAACTGGAATCTTCGAGCTTGATCGCGCGAAAAATCATGCCGGTGGCTCGCATGATCTGCGCCTCGCCGGATTATCTCGCGCGTCACGGCACGCCCAGGCATCCGCAGGATCTGCGCGAGCACGCCTCGCTTACCTACGGCTTCCTGCTGACAGGCAATCAGTGGAAGCTCACCGGCCGCGATGGCGACCACTGGATCCAGCCGGCCTGGTCGCTCTGCGTCAACAATGCGGAGGTGCTTCGCGATGTCGCGATCAAGGGTAGGGGGCTCGCGCTGCTTCCCGAGTTCATCGCTGCGGATGCGTTGAAGACGGGCGAGCTGCGGATGGTGCTGGACGACTATTTTGCGCCGCCGCTTGCGCTCTACGCGGTCTATCCGCCGACGCGGCACCTCTCGGTGAAGGTGCGGTTGTTCATCGATTTCCTGGTCGAGCGGTTTGGCCGCGAGGAGGAGGCGACAAGCCGATCGAAATGA
- a CDS encoding alpha/beta hydrolase: MTEFIHRFEPATTAGSPPLLLLHGTGGDENDLLGLGKMISPGSALLSPRGRVLEHGMPRFFRRLAEGVFDEDDVRRRAIELGDFIADARKQYGIAAPVAVGFSNGANIAAALLLLQPEALAGAILLRAMVPLSDPPKVELDGKPVLLLSGQGDPIVPASNSGQLAALLLEAGARVDHRVLPAGHQLSQADVTLARNWIGSVEAKAA, from the coding sequence GTGACCGAGTTCATCCATCGTTTCGAGCCCGCGACCACCGCGGGCTCCCCTCCACTGCTGTTGCTGCACGGCACCGGCGGTGACGAGAACGACCTGCTCGGGCTCGGCAAGATGATCTCGCCCGGCTCCGCTCTGCTCTCGCCGCGCGGCCGCGTGCTCGAGCACGGCATGCCGCGCTTCTTCCGGCGTCTGGCCGAAGGCGTGTTCGACGAGGACGACGTGCGGCGACGCGCGATCGAGCTCGGCGACTTCATTGCGGATGCACGGAAGCAATACGGCATCGCCGCGCCGGTCGCGGTCGGCTTCTCCAACGGCGCCAACATCGCAGCCGCGCTGTTGCTGCTGCAGCCGGAGGCGCTGGCGGGCGCGATCCTGCTGCGCGCCATGGTGCCGCTGTCGGATCCGCCCAAGGTCGAGCTCGACGGCAAGCCGGTGCTGCTGCTGTCGGGGCAAGGCGACCCGATCGTGCCGGCCAGCAATTCGGGACAACTTGCAGCGCTGCTGCTGGAGGCGGGAGCGCGTGTCGACCACAGGGTGCTGCCCGCAGGCCATCAATTGTCGCAGGCCGACGTGACGCTGGCCCGCAACTGGATCGGCAGTGTCGAGGCGAAAGCGGCATAA
- a CDS encoding alpha/beta hydrolase: protein MLLAPAARAETESFPSSFKTKTIPANGTQIHVRVGGQGPAVILIHGFGDTGDMWTKLGADLARDHTVVVPDLRGMGLSDKPDKGYDKWSQAADMRGVLQSLGIDKAVVIGHDIGTMVAYAYAARYRDLTEKLVVMDAPVPGVPPWDEVVRSPLLWHFDFGGPDMERLVKGRERIYLDRFWNEFAGTPSKITEATRRHYAELYARPGAMRAAFAQFRAIRTDAEDNKKAIATKLTIPVLAVGGAKSFGAMEAVVMRNAATDVTEVVIPDAGHWLMEEQPVATVKAVREFLDGKK, encoded by the coding sequence ATGCTGCTCGCACCTGCCGCGCGCGCCGAAACGGAGTCCTTCCCGTCCAGCTTCAAGACCAAAACCATCCCGGCCAACGGCACGCAGATTCATGTGCGCGTCGGCGGCCAGGGTCCCGCCGTGATCCTGATCCATGGCTTCGGCGACACCGGCGACATGTGGACGAAGCTTGGCGCGGACCTTGCGCGCGATCACACCGTCGTGGTGCCTGATCTGCGCGGCATGGGCCTCTCGGACAAACCCGACAAGGGCTACGACAAATGGAGCCAGGCGGCCGACATGCGCGGCGTCCTGCAGTCGCTCGGCATCGACAAGGCCGTCGTCATCGGACATGACATCGGCACCATGGTGGCCTACGCCTATGCCGCGCGCTATCGCGACCTCACCGAGAAGCTCGTCGTCATGGATGCGCCGGTGCCCGGCGTGCCGCCGTGGGACGAGGTCGTTCGCAGCCCGCTTCTGTGGCACTTCGACTTTGGCGGCCCCGACATGGAGCGGCTGGTCAAGGGCCGCGAGCGCATCTATCTCGACCGCTTCTGGAATGAATTCGCCGGCACGCCCTCGAAGATCACCGAGGCCACGCGCCGTCATTACGCGGAGCTCTATGCGCGGCCAGGCGCGATGCGCGCTGCATTCGCCCAATTCAGGGCGATCCGCACCGACGCCGAGGACAACAAGAAGGCGATCGCGACCAAATTGACCATTCCCGTGCTTGCTGTCGGAGGTGCAAAATCGTTCGGAGCGATGGAAGCCGTCGTAATGCGGAACGCGGCGACCGATGTCACGGAGGTCGTCATTCCCGATGCCGGTCACTGGCTGATGGAAGAACAGCCGGTGGCGACGGTGAAGGCGGTGCGCGAGTTTCTCGACGGCAAAAAGTAG
- a CDS encoding toll/interleukin-1 receptor domain-containing protein, which translates to MKSVHRHISAFISHSAANNDEAQRYGKVLKDGGFSVFQYGDGLRPGDPIGSVLREKISKCHFFMLVISEHSLNSQWVQRELGLALSLQKERHNYRPIIIPIYAKEATWRRTGERPKQFPVLDFESGKMVGQFDLTVRGWDKYSSPSADSDKNLISFLKPNFIVSRSDFDSSAAFFDTGVFKLYKDLFPPVERDDEQDIMRWVLTGDVGQKRTFVISEGNEISYTLDSRYFILKLAGSAIGLGFFTYDYAHDLIYGNYIGVQECWRGGDIARAFFLEIMKFLEELFPQYQGMVFEVEKFDHRRVEQIIAGLEKSRPRPDHIKDPKDLNEIRRFLRVTWYHSLNCFFFFDQLAKEPLLCRSPCIDPSLSREEWSREEEDYWIMWYRPMHSRVNFSNAKELWSKAVKSIYIEILAKSLCDSSPQCAQQYWDYVNAITHKTLKDVELNDVCFSKFLDRHSSPLLARWMALEIDVPI; encoded by the coding sequence TTGAAGAGTGTACACAGACATATCTCCGCATTCATTTCGCATAGCGCAGCAAATAATGACGAAGCTCAGCGTTATGGGAAAGTTCTGAAGGATGGAGGCTTCTCCGTCTTTCAATATGGCGACGGTCTACGTCCCGGCGATCCGATAGGAAGCGTGTTGCGGGAGAAGATCTCGAAGTGCCATTTCTTCATGTTGGTAATCAGCGAACATTCGCTAAATTCGCAGTGGGTTCAGCGCGAGCTTGGCCTTGCCCTGTCGTTGCAGAAGGAGCGCCACAACTACAGGCCTATCATTATTCCGATTTATGCGAAGGAGGCGACTTGGCGAAGAACCGGCGAGCGACCAAAGCAGTTTCCGGTGCTGGACTTCGAGTCCGGCAAGATGGTTGGTCAGTTCGATTTGACCGTGCGAGGATGGGACAAATATTCAAGCCCTTCGGCTGACTCCGATAAGAACTTGATTTCGTTTCTCAAACCGAACTTCATCGTTTCAAGGTCGGATTTCGACAGCTCCGCAGCCTTCTTTGATACGGGCGTGTTCAAGCTGTACAAGGACCTGTTTCCACCAGTCGAGCGTGATGACGAGCAAGACATCATGCGTTGGGTGCTGACCGGAGATGTTGGCCAGAAGCGAACCTTTGTTATCTCAGAAGGAAATGAGATTTCCTACACACTCGATTCTCGCTATTTTATCCTAAAACTGGCCGGTAGCGCGATTGGGCTCGGATTCTTCACATATGACTATGCCCATGACCTGATCTACGGAAACTACATCGGCGTCCAGGAGTGCTGGCGTGGCGGCGACATCGCGCGGGCTTTTTTCTTGGAGATCATGAAATTTCTCGAAGAGCTGTTTCCGCAATATCAAGGCATGGTTTTCGAGGTCGAGAAATTCGACCACCGGCGGGTAGAGCAGATCATTGCGGGCCTGGAGAAGTCTAGACCAAGACCAGACCACATTAAGGATCCGAAGGATCTCAATGAAATCCGCAGATTTCTGCGAGTCACCTGGTATCACAGCTTGAATTGTTTCTTCTTCTTCGACCAACTCGCCAAGGAGCCGTTGTTGTGCAGGTCTCCATGCATCGATCCGTCATTGTCACGCGAGGAATGGTCGAGGGAAGAAGAGGACTACTGGATCATGTGGTACCGGCCGATGCACTCACGTGTGAACTTTTCCAATGCGAAGGAGCTTTGGTCCAAGGCCGTCAAGAGCATCTATATCGAGATCCTCGCGAAGTCCCTCTGCGATTCCTCTCCGCAATGCGCTCAGCAATATTGGGATTACGTCAACGCCATCACGCATAAAACGTTGAAGGATGTCGAACTCAACGATGTCTGCTTCAGCAAGTTCCTGGATCGCCACAGTAGCCCGCTTCTCGCGCGATGGATGGCGCTCGAAATCGACGTCCCGATTTAG
- a CDS encoding ring-cleaving dioxygenase, which translates to MSGLHHVTAIAGDPIRNFGFYTRDLGLRFVKKTVNFDDPGTYHFYYGDETGRPGTILTFFPWAGVPAGRRGVGETHQTAFRVPQLSLGYWTQRFIEKGIAYEALEKRFGESVLPFTDPDGMALALVGIPGAENEPGWSNGDVPAEHAIRGFHGVTLLLDSAAKTAAVLTDVFGFKETGREGSVIRFKAPGDAEGSVVDIYEAKGFLRGHQGGGSVHHIAFRAADDAEQGKMAEKLVSNHGLHPTEQRDRNYFRSIYFREPGGVLFEIATDIPGFAVDEPVATLGRDLKLPAFLEQHRKQIEGVLPSLEESVS; encoded by the coding sequence ATGTCTGGACTGCACCACGTCACCGCGATCGCCGGCGATCCCATCCGCAATTTCGGCTTTTACACCCGGGATCTCGGCCTGCGCTTCGTCAAGAAGACGGTCAATTTCGACGATCCTGGCACCTATCACTTCTATTATGGCGACGAGACCGGCCGCCCCGGCACCATCCTGACCTTCTTCCCCTGGGCCGGCGTTCCGGCCGGGCGCCGCGGCGTCGGCGAGACCCATCAGACCGCCTTCCGCGTGCCGCAGCTCTCGCTCGGCTACTGGACCCAGCGTTTCATCGAGAAGGGCATTGCCTATGAGGCGCTCGAAAAGCGCTTTGGCGAGTCCGTGCTGCCGTTCACCGACCCTGACGGCATGGCGCTCGCCCTCGTCGGCATCCCCGGCGCCGAGAACGAGCCCGGCTGGAGCAATGGCGACGTCCCGGCCGAGCACGCGATCCGCGGCTTCCACGGCGTGACCCTGCTGCTCGACAGCGCGGCGAAGACGGCTGCCGTCCTCACCGACGTGTTCGGCTTCAAGGAGACTGGGCGCGAAGGCTCGGTGATCCGCTTCAAGGCGCCGGGCGATGCCGAAGGCAGCGTCGTCGACATCTACGAGGCCAAGGGTTTTCTGCGCGGGCATCAGGGCGGCGGCTCGGTGCATCACATCGCCTTCCGCGCGGCCGACGATGCCGAGCAGGGCAAGATGGCGGAGAAGCTCGTGAGCAATCACGGCCTGCATCCGACCGAGCAGAGGGACCGCAACTACTTCCGCTCGATCTACTTCCGCGAGCCCGGCGGCGTGCTGTTCGAGATCGCGACCGATATCCCCGGCTTTGCCGTCGACGAGCCCGTCGCGACGCTGGGACGTGACCTGAAGCTGCCGGCTTTCCTGGAGCAGCATCGCAAGCAGATCGAGGGCGTGCTGCCGAGCCTGGAGGAGAGCGTATCGTGA
- a CDS encoding magnesium transporter CorA family protein, producing MLKLYRWPSDDWQSIHTEMPSEIIWADLLNATAEEKQFVERLLKIRIPSEESLSEIEASSRLIFDHGTLYLSSPAVRHNEDNEAEITPVGFLIGPHVLVTVRFAQLPTFDDVGKRIGSDDSLENGMCVFTSLLEAMIDRGADVLEHLGAKVDKLSHGVFKGGLVRTKRPVRSSRRMREALENIGDLADRLAKVRDVLLGVGRVASFAHDVGSDWITAASKKRLQAVSKDVASLSDYETRLTDKIQLLLDAVLGFINIQQNELFKILTIVSVVGVPPTILVGIWGMNFKRMPELDWTFGYPLAWLAVIASALLPLIWFKRRGWFE from the coding sequence TTGCTCAAACTATACAGGTGGCCGTCCGACGACTGGCAAAGCATCCACACGGAAATGCCCTCGGAGATCATCTGGGCTGATCTTTTGAATGCAACCGCGGAGGAGAAGCAGTTCGTCGAACGCTTGCTGAAGATACGCATTCCATCGGAGGAGTCGCTCAGCGAGATCGAGGCGTCGAGCCGCCTGATCTTCGACCACGGCACGCTCTATCTCAGCTCGCCTGCGGTCCGGCACAACGAGGACAACGAGGCCGAGATCACGCCGGTGGGGTTTCTCATCGGCCCGCACGTGCTGGTGACGGTGCGTTTCGCGCAACTGCCGACCTTCGACGACGTCGGCAAGCGCATCGGCTCCGACGACAGCCTGGAGAACGGCATGTGCGTGTTCACCAGCCTGCTGGAAGCCATGATCGACCGCGGCGCAGATGTTCTGGAGCATCTCGGCGCCAAGGTCGACAAACTATCGCATGGTGTCTTCAAGGGCGGGCTCGTCCGGACCAAGCGGCCGGTGCGCTCCAGCCGCAGGATGCGGGAAGCGCTGGAGAACATCGGCGATCTCGCCGATCGTCTCGCCAAGGTGCGGGACGTCCTGCTCGGGGTCGGCCGCGTCGCCTCGTTCGCCCACGATGTCGGGAGCGACTGGATCACGGCTGCATCGAAGAAGCGCCTTCAGGCCGTCTCGAAGGACGTCGCCTCGCTCAGCGATTACGAGACGCGATTGACCGACAAGATTCAGCTTCTGCTCGATGCGGTGCTCGGCTTCATCAACATCCAGCAAAACGAGCTGTTCAAGATCCTGACGATCGTCTCGGTCGTCGGCGTGCCGCCGACCATCCTGGTCGGCATCTGGGGCATGAACTTCAAGCGCATGCCCGAGCTCGACTGGACGTTTGGTTATCCGCTGGCCTGGCTCGCGGTCATCGCCAGCGCCTTGCTGCCGCTGATCTGGTTCAAGCGACGCGGCTGGTTCGAGTGA